The following proteins come from a genomic window of Frondihabitans peucedani:
- a CDS encoding MarR family winged helix-turn-helix transcriptional regulator, which yields MGPLEQVFSDLVRAQIELWNAVDARLRRDHGFGAATFEPLRVIAERGGCRVGDIADDLVITVGGASKLVDRLESSGLCLRRANPEDRRSSLIGLTTAGEGALAAATDTLRDELSTRLLGPLGDRRLDALGDTLSILRRSHSTTGQTAAPRPERTTP from the coding sequence ATGGGCCCCCTCGAGCAGGTCTTCTCCGACCTCGTCCGCGCGCAGATCGAACTCTGGAACGCCGTCGACGCCCGCCTCCGCCGTGACCACGGCTTCGGCGCGGCCACCTTCGAGCCGCTCCGCGTGATCGCCGAGCGAGGCGGCTGCCGCGTGGGCGACATCGCCGACGACCTCGTGATCACCGTCGGAGGCGCCAGCAAGCTGGTCGACCGCCTCGAGTCCTCCGGCCTCTGCCTCCGCCGCGCCAACCCGGAGGACCGCCGCTCGTCGCTCATCGGGCTGACCACCGCCGGCGAGGGAGCCCTCGCGGCGGCCACCGACACCCTCCGCGACGAGCTGTCGACGAGACTCCTGGGCCCGCTCGGTGACCGGCGGCTCGATGCCCTCGGCGACACCCTCTCGATCCTGCGCCGCTCTCATTCCACCACCGGCCAGACGGCCGCCCCCCGCCCCGAGAGGACCACCCCGTGA
- a CDS encoding phosphotransferase: MRYVEPEPDAPEVPLLGGDVTEGLVRKGGTVRRPAAPTSAAVARLLRELEAAGFDGAPRHLGTDDAGREVLTFVEGDAAVRPWPEWIGEPERAGSVARLVRRYDDAAERLGVPEWSRELGMPDPAGSPPTLAGPPTLIGHLDVTPENVVFRDGAAVSLIDFDLARPATRVEELANVLLWWAPWMPAEDREEALRDADPFERGRLIVDEYGMSAAGRAQLVRVSQSIAVRSWHSMRHRAETLGGGWARMWQEGVGDRIVRRQEWLESQADALEAAVRF, translated from the coding sequence ATGCGCTACGTCGAGCCCGAACCCGATGCCCCCGAGGTCCCGCTGCTCGGCGGCGACGTGACGGAGGGGCTCGTCCGGAAGGGCGGTACCGTGCGGCGCCCGGCCGCACCGACGTCGGCGGCCGTCGCGCGCCTGCTCCGCGAGTTGGAGGCAGCCGGGTTCGACGGCGCCCCGCGCCACCTCGGGACCGACGACGCGGGCCGGGAGGTCCTCACCTTCGTCGAGGGCGATGCGGCTGTGCGGCCGTGGCCCGAGTGGATCGGCGAGCCGGAGCGGGCGGGGAGCGTCGCACGGCTGGTGCGGCGGTACGACGACGCGGCCGAGCGCCTCGGCGTGCCGGAGTGGTCTCGGGAGCTGGGGATGCCCGATCCTGCGGGGTCTCCCCCGACGCTCGCGGGCCCACCGACACTCATCGGGCACCTCGACGTGACGCCCGAGAACGTGGTGTTCCGCGACGGAGCCGCCGTGTCACTGATCGACTTCGACCTCGCACGGCCCGCGACGCGCGTGGAGGAGCTGGCGAACGTGCTGCTCTGGTGGGCGCCGTGGATGCCGGCCGAGGACCGCGAGGAGGCGCTCCGCGACGCCGACCCGTTCGAGCGGGGACGCCTGATCGTCGACGAGTACGGGATGAGCGCTGCCGGGCGAGCGCAGCTGGTGCGCGTCTCGCAGAGCATCGCGGTGCGCTCGTGGCACTCGATGCGGCACCGGGCCGAGACCCTCGGCGGGGGCTGGGCGCGAATGTGGCAGGAGGGGGTCGGCGACAGGATCGTGCGGCGTCAGGAGTGGCTCGAGAGTCAGGCCGACGCCCTCGAGGCGGCCGTCCGGTTCTGA
- a CDS encoding ABC transporter permease, whose amino-acid sequence MVRLGFRMSRRMLLQWPGRSILVAALIAVPIIGVSGIDTVEASRTATSSEQARIALGQTEAALTVVSAPDATLTQDPLNPTMYSSGATDPVTGSLRDPASLFPSGTHLLTLRPASVVARTPDGLGSFQAVEGQAFDPAFAGRFDLVDGRRPTSPGEVMVTPAGLAHFGIPLGGTIRLTKPEPRDLRVVGTLSDVDAATATVVVFGDDGAFDDATARSALTETTFYATDRSVPWSEVRRLNAQGVTVLSRSVLLDPPSERVAPRTDGIEQGNLFGVLAVALVGAFGMFEVCLLAGAAFAVGAKRRQRELAILSSVGAERRTIFAVMSFEGILLGFVGGLVGTGIGVLAARVALPILADGVASQYPGFHVDLPVLALIVLGATVSGWIAAAVPARAASRVDVVAALRGALRPPRATLKRPIVGFFIAVGGSIVALMGGLVVIASQQGDQVNQHAFSGGVALLVAGPVLMQVGAVLLAPRLLRWATSILSTLGSAARLGTRDASRNPSRSVPALAAIMSTVFVSAFVMCLVSGGQALTIRDHQWNSPLDTAAVGLYTYDNATSGSQSPVAVRRTAGSIPTALEQAFPGSRARVLSGLPDFGELGDEAVSSYVVPRLPAEPNTQRPIYLDSTGSGDHVLVGSESDLRAILGESVSPESEATLRAGGVVSLYPQYVAKGHVTLDTVPAKPAADGSAGPATRSVSVPATVQRPPHDMSFGLFLLPSTAARLGLHPAPSMVLATLDGPPTSAEREAAAARLSVIDDSLNVQIETGPDDFAQTTSWTLLLLTTLIAIAASGVALALARADARRDREVLDSIGAPPRLQRAYGFWQAVLLVGLGALIGVGLGLVPAFALGIRPVGSTRGVVPFDPPWLQLGLTAVVMPLVIAAVAWLTGGSGRTGGSGRTGGGLRGRLSRPGGRRQNRTAASRASA is encoded by the coding sequence GTGGTCCGACTCGGCTTCCGGATGTCCCGGAGGATGCTCCTGCAGTGGCCGGGCCGGAGCATCCTGGTGGCCGCGCTGATCGCGGTGCCGATCATCGGGGTGAGCGGCATCGACACCGTCGAGGCGAGCCGCACGGCCACGTCGAGCGAGCAGGCGCGCATCGCGCTCGGGCAGACCGAGGCGGCTCTCACCGTCGTCTCCGCGCCCGACGCCACGCTCACGCAGGATCCCCTGAATCCGACCATGTACTCGAGTGGCGCGACCGATCCGGTCACCGGCTCGCTCCGCGACCCGGCCTCGCTGTTCCCGTCGGGGACGCACCTCCTGACGCTCCGTCCCGCCAGCGTCGTGGCCCGGACGCCCGACGGCCTGGGCTCGTTCCAGGCCGTCGAGGGGCAGGCCTTCGATCCCGCCTTCGCCGGGAGGTTCGACCTCGTCGACGGTCGGCGGCCGACGTCCCCGGGCGAGGTGATGGTCACGCCCGCGGGCCTCGCCCACTTCGGCATCCCCCTCGGCGGCACGATCCGTCTGACGAAGCCCGAGCCGCGCGACCTGCGCGTCGTCGGCACCCTCAGCGACGTCGACGCGGCGACCGCGACAGTCGTCGTCTTCGGCGACGACGGCGCCTTCGACGACGCGACGGCTCGGAGTGCTCTGACCGAGACGACCTTCTACGCCACCGACCGGTCGGTGCCGTGGAGCGAGGTCCGGCGGCTCAACGCGCAGGGCGTCACCGTCCTGTCGCGGAGCGTGCTGCTCGATCCGCCCTCCGAGCGGGTGGCACCCCGCACCGACGGCATCGAGCAAGGCAATCTCTTCGGAGTCCTCGCGGTGGCACTGGTCGGCGCCTTCGGCATGTTCGAGGTCTGCCTCCTCGCCGGCGCCGCCTTCGCCGTCGGGGCCAAGCGCCGGCAGCGCGAGCTCGCCATCCTCTCCAGCGTGGGAGCGGAGCGGCGCACGATCTTCGCGGTGATGTCGTTCGAGGGCATCCTGCTCGGCTTCGTCGGTGGGCTCGTCGGCACGGGGATCGGCGTCCTCGCCGCCCGGGTGGCGCTCCCGATCCTGGCCGACGGCGTCGCTTCGCAGTACCCCGGCTTCCACGTCGACCTGCCCGTCCTCGCTCTCATCGTGCTCGGGGCGACCGTCTCGGGCTGGATCGCGGCGGCCGTGCCCGCCCGCGCGGCCTCGCGGGTCGACGTCGTCGCGGCACTCCGAGGCGCCCTCCGTCCGCCCCGGGCGACCCTCAAGAGGCCGATCGTCGGGTTCTTCATCGCCGTCGGCGGCTCGATCGTCGCTCTCATGGGCGGGCTCGTCGTCATCGCGAGCCAGCAGGGCGATCAGGTCAACCAGCACGCCTTCTCCGGAGGCGTCGCGCTCCTCGTCGCGGGCCCAGTCCTCATGCAGGTCGGCGCGGTCCTCCTCGCGCCGCGGCTCCTCCGCTGGGCGACGTCGATCCTGTCGACGCTGGGCAGCGCGGCCCGGCTCGGCACGCGCGACGCCTCCCGCAACCCGTCCCGGAGCGTCCCGGCGCTCGCCGCGATCATGAGCACGGTGTTCGTCTCCGCGTTCGTCATGTGCCTCGTCTCCGGCGGCCAGGCGCTCACGATCCGCGATCACCAGTGGAACTCGCCGCTCGACACCGCCGCGGTCGGCCTCTACACCTACGACAACGCGACCTCGGGCTCGCAGAGCCCCGTGGCCGTCCGCCGGACGGCCGGCTCGATCCCGACCGCCCTCGAGCAGGCCTTCCCGGGGTCCCGCGCCCGCGTCCTCTCCGGCCTGCCCGACTTCGGCGAGCTGGGCGACGAGGCGGTGTCGAGCTACGTCGTGCCTCGGCTGCCTGCCGAGCCAAACACGCAGCGCCCGATCTACCTCGACTCGACGGGGAGCGGAGACCACGTCCTCGTCGGCTCGGAGAGCGACCTCCGCGCGATCCTGGGCGAGAGCGTCTCTCCGGAGTCCGAGGCGACGCTCCGCGCGGGCGGCGTCGTTTCGCTCTACCCGCAGTACGTCGCGAAGGGGCATGTGACGCTCGACACGGTCCCGGCGAAGCCCGCCGCCGACGGATCGGCCGGCCCTGCGACGAGATCCGTCTCCGTCCCCGCGACGGTGCAGCGCCCGCCCCACGACATGTCCTTCGGGCTCTTCCTCCTGCCGTCGACCGCGGCTCGGCTCGGCCTGCATCCGGCGCCGTCGATGGTGCTGGCGACCCTCGACGGTCCGCCGACGAGCGCCGAGCGGGAGGCCGCCGCCGCGAGGCTCTCCGTCATCGACGACTCGCTGAACGTCCAGATCGAGACGGGGCCCGACGACTTCGCCCAGACGACCTCCTGGACGCTCCTCCTGCTGACGACGCTGATCGCCATCGCAGCGTCCGGAGTCGCCCTCGCCCTGGCCCGGGCCGACGCACGGCGCGACCGCGAGGTGCTCGACTCGATCGGAGCGCCTCCCCGGCTGCAACGCGCGTACGGATTCTGGCAGGCCGTCCTCCTCGTCGGGCTCGGCGCGCTCATCGGTGTCGGCCTCGGTCTCGTCCCGGCCTTCGCGCTCGGCATCCGGCCGGTCGGGAGCACCCGCGGCGTCGTGCCCTTCGACCCGCCCTGGCTCCAGCTGGGGCTGACGGCCGTCGTCATGCCGCTGGTCATCGCTGCTGTCGCCTGGCTGACCGGCGGCTCTGGCCGCACCGGCGGCTCCGGCCGCACCGGCGGCGGACTCCGCGGCCGCCTGAGTCGCCCGGGCGGCCGACGTCAGAACCGGACGGCCGCCTCGAGGGCGTCGGCCTGA
- a CDS encoding ABC transporter ATP-binding protein, with protein sequence MNGDELLRLDGVSVQYGRGETSVTALSGVDLTVSRGELVAVMGASGSGKSTLLTVAGGLRQPTSGEVVVEGHWLSQLSPRQVATLRRRSLGFVFQDFNLIPSLTALENVSLPLELDGFPSRRARRPALDALAVVELQGKGDRYPADLSGGQQQRVAIARAVVGGRSLILADEPTGALDSSTGEIVLRMLRGRVDAGAGGILVTHDARHAAWADRIVFLRDGRIVDQSEPAPIATLFEGADR encoded by the coding sequence GTGAACGGCGACGAGCTCCTGCGTCTCGACGGCGTCTCGGTGCAGTACGGCCGGGGCGAGACGAGCGTCACAGCACTCTCGGGCGTCGACCTCACCGTCTCGCGAGGCGAGCTGGTGGCTGTCATGGGCGCCTCCGGCTCGGGCAAGTCGACCCTCCTGACCGTCGCGGGCGGGCTCCGGCAGCCGACCAGCGGCGAGGTCGTCGTCGAGGGGCACTGGCTCAGCCAGCTCTCACCGCGGCAGGTGGCGACCCTCCGCAGGCGCAGCCTGGGCTTCGTCTTCCAGGACTTCAACCTGATCCCGTCCCTGACCGCGCTCGAGAACGTCTCCCTCCCGCTCGAGCTCGACGGCTTCCCGTCCAGGCGCGCCCGGCGTCCGGCGCTCGACGCGCTCGCCGTGGTCGAGCTCCAGGGCAAGGGCGACCGGTATCCGGCCGACCTGTCGGGCGGTCAGCAGCAGCGGGTGGCCATCGCTCGCGCCGTCGTCGGCGGCCGGTCGCTGATCCTGGCCGACGAGCCGACCGGCGCGCTCGACTCGAGCACGGGCGAGATCGTGCTCAGGATGCTCCGGGGCCGGGTCGACGCGGGAGCAGGCGGCATCCTGGTCACCCACGATGCCAGGCACGCCGCCTGGGCCGACCGGATCGTGTTCCTGCGCGACGGCCGCATCGTCGACCAGTCCGAGCCCGCACCGATCGCGACGCTCTTCGAGGGAGCGGATCGGTGA
- a CDS encoding PadR family transcriptional regulator, protein MSIRQSFLAILDQGACYGYQLRTEFERRTGSTWPLNIGQIYSTLDRLVRDGLVARDESSEGDQIYYTITEAGSAEVRQWLTAPVVRSAAANRDELAMKLAIAVTLPGVDIVAIIQAQRASTFRTLQELTRTKNAGGEPLTSDDLAWQLVVDSMLFQAEAEIRWLDHSETRLVRAAAEGLAEPLPIDDTPVRRGRPARVRGGGPA, encoded by the coding sequence GTGTCCATCCGCCAGAGCTTCCTCGCGATCCTCGACCAGGGAGCGTGCTACGGCTATCAGCTGCGCACCGAGTTCGAGCGGCGCACCGGCTCCACCTGGCCCCTCAACATCGGCCAGATCTACTCGACGCTCGACCGGCTGGTGCGAGACGGCCTCGTCGCCCGCGACGAGTCGTCCGAGGGCGACCAGATCTACTACACGATCACCGAGGCGGGCAGCGCCGAGGTGCGGCAGTGGCTCACCGCCCCCGTCGTCCGCTCCGCCGCAGCGAACCGCGACGAGCTCGCGATGAAGCTCGCGATCGCCGTGACTCTGCCAGGCGTCGACATCGTCGCCATCATCCAGGCGCAGCGGGCGTCGACCTTCCGCACCCTGCAGGAGCTCACCCGCACCAAGAACGCGGGCGGCGAACCGCTCACGTCCGACGATCTCGCCTGGCAGCTCGTGGTCGACAGCATGCTGTTCCAGGCGGAGGCCGAGATCCGCTGGCTCGACCACTCCGAGACGCGCCTCGTGCGCGCCGCGGCGGAGGGCCTCGCCGAACCGCTGCCGATCGACGACACCCCGGTGCGCCGGGGGAGGCCCGCGCGTGTCCGGGGCGGGGGGCCGGCGTGA
- a CDS encoding phospholipase — protein MRFRPSSTPSDRSKPSDRSTPSATSTPSASPATTADTAATPPEAFTRRDLAARRRRSRRARIIGVTGMAATAAVACTGFVGATLSGGSALALPTPTATASHDVTVTEVGGDRLSIHAGSAIPRETADTVARLALASGRQIAEEAQGKVATGALTTSLASLKDYREMNADTVLARVATTQDAAESVGAASIAADQRAAAALQAAAAKAAAEKAAAQAAARAAADAARQAAANTPAGAKATAQALMASEYGWGSDQYSCLVSLWTKESGWNYKAYNPSGATGIPQALPGSKMATVASDWSTNATTQVIWGLRYISGSYGTPCAAWGHSQAVNWY, from the coding sequence ATGCGCTTCCGCCCCTCCTCCACGCCCTCCGACAGATCCAAGCCCTCCGACAGATCCACGCCCTCCGCCACATCCACGCCCTCCGCCAGCCCCGCCACGACGGCCGACACTGCCGCCACGCCGCCCGAGGCGTTCACCCGCCGCGACCTCGCGGCCCGCAGGCGCCGCTCGCGCCGCGCCCGCATCATCGGCGTCACCGGCATGGCGGCCACGGCCGCCGTCGCCTGCACCGGCTTCGTCGGCGCCACCCTCTCCGGCGGCTCCGCCCTCGCCCTCCCGACTCCGACCGCCACGGCGAGCCACGACGTCACCGTGACGGAGGTGGGCGGCGACCGCCTCTCGATCCACGCGGGCTCTGCGATCCCCCGCGAGACCGCCGACACCGTCGCCCGGCTCGCCCTCGCCTCCGGCAGGCAGATCGCCGAGGAGGCGCAGGGCAAGGTCGCAACCGGCGCACTGACGACGTCGCTCGCCTCGCTGAAGGACTACCGGGAGATGAACGCCGACACGGTCCTCGCCCGGGTAGCCACGACGCAGGATGCCGCGGAGTCGGTCGGCGCCGCGTCCATCGCGGCCGACCAGCGGGCAGCGGCAGCCCTCCAGGCGGCCGCTGCGAAGGCCGCCGCAGAGAAGGCGGCAGCCCAGGCCGCGGCCCGGGCTGCGGCCGACGCCGCTCGGCAGGCCGCCGCGAACACCCCGGCGGGCGCGAAGGCGACCGCCCAGGCCCTGATGGCCTCCGAGTACGGCTGGGGCTCCGACCAGTACTCCTGCCTCGTCTCGCTCTGGACCAAGGAGTCCGGCTGGAACTACAAGGCGTACAACCCCTCCGGCGCGACCGGGATCCCGCAGGCCCTCCCCGGCAGCAAGATGGCGACCGTCGCGTCCGACTGGTCGACCAACGCCACGACGCAGGTGATCTGGGGCCTCCGCTACATCTCCGGCTCCTACGGCACCCCGTGCGCCGCGTGGGGTCACTCGCAGGCGGTCAACTGGTACTGA
- a CDS encoding diacylglycerol/lipid kinase family protein encodes MSTHDPKRLLVAVNPSASFGRHRPVGPVVVDALTKAGHDVHALERSSEGELREALRVALGGGALGDAGGAARPDALVVVGGDGMVSLGTGLVASTGIPLALVPTGTGNDFARALGLPFDDPARAIAQLVTLLDGSPRPVDALLARGSQGETWVAGGVSAGFDALVNERANRMRRPRGRARYDIALALELLRLRQVDYEVVVDGVPQEVAGTLVSVGNARSVGGGITLLPDAVVDDGLLDLLIVDRLSRRAFLRLFPRVSKGTHGDDPRVRMSRAKTVTISAPGVVAYGDGERLGPLPIEIEVVPEALLVYAPISTS; translated from the coding sequence ATGTCGACGCACGACCCGAAGCGGCTCCTGGTCGCCGTGAACCCCAGCGCCTCGTTCGGCCGTCACCGGCCGGTCGGCCCCGTCGTCGTCGACGCTCTGACTAAGGCCGGTCACGACGTCCACGCGCTCGAGCGCTCCTCGGAGGGCGAGCTCCGGGAGGCGCTGCGCGTCGCGCTCGGAGGCGGCGCGCTCGGAGACGCCGGCGGTGCAGCCCGCCCCGACGCCCTCGTCGTGGTCGGCGGCGACGGGATGGTCAGCCTCGGCACCGGGCTCGTCGCGTCGACCGGGATCCCGCTCGCGCTCGTGCCGACCGGCACCGGGAACGACTTCGCCCGCGCGCTCGGGCTGCCCTTCGACGATCCTGCGCGGGCGATCGCTCAGCTCGTCACCCTGCTCGACGGATCACCGCGCCCCGTCGACGCGCTCCTCGCCCGGGGATCCCAGGGCGAGACCTGGGTGGCCGGCGGGGTGTCGGCGGGCTTCGACGCCCTCGTGAACGAGCGCGCCAACCGGATGCGGAGGCCGCGGGGCCGCGCGCGCTACGACATCGCGCTCGCCCTCGAGCTCCTGCGCCTGCGGCAGGTCGACTACGAGGTCGTGGTCGACGGCGTGCCTCAGGAGGTGGCCGGGACCCTCGTCTCGGTCGGGAACGCGCGGAGCGTCGGAGGCGGGATCACGCTGCTCCCCGACGCGGTCGTCGACGACGGGCTCCTCGACCTCCTCATCGTCGACCGCCTGTCACGCCGGGCGTTCCTCCGGCTGTTCCCTCGCGTGTCGAAGGGCACGCACGGCGACGACCCCAGGGTCAGGATGTCGCGCGCGAAGACGGTCACGATCTCGGCTCCCGGCGTGGTCGCGTACGGGGACGGGGAACGCCTCGGGCCGCTCCCGATCGAGATCGAGGTCGTGCCCGAGGCGCTCCTGGTCTACGCGCCGATCAGTACCAGTTGA
- a CDS encoding inorganic phosphate transporter, with product MDLTVIVVLVIALAVFFDFTNGFHDTANAMATPIATGAMRPKVAVTVAALLNLVGAFLSTEVAKTISGGIIREGPGGVEITPTMIFAGLIGAVIWNMITWLRGLPSSSSHALFGGLIGAALVGAGTGSVDFSVVLSKVVFPAVLAPLVAGLVAFVASRLAYRITRRPVGKNQRGGFRVGQIFTSSLVALAHGTNDAQKTMGVITLTLIAGGFLTADAEPPFWVILVCACAIAAGTYTGGWRIIQTMGGGLTDIKATQGFSAEASTAATVLASSHLGFALSTTQVSSGSIIGAGLGRRGSTIQWGTAGKIVIAWFITLPAAGAVGAVCELIARLGVAGLIIDAALGVAVIVGIFVASRRKPAVQSNALEVDVAMNSVLTRHDRRVLAKKRSDELLAERRRMSDESPLFGLGAEEEVR from the coding sequence GTGGATCTCACAGTCATAGTCGTCCTGGTCATCGCGTTGGCCGTCTTCTTCGACTTCACAAACGGTTTTCACGACACTGCCAACGCGATGGCGACTCCGATCGCGACCGGCGCGATGAGGCCGAAGGTCGCGGTCACCGTCGCCGCGCTCCTGAACCTCGTCGGCGCCTTCCTCTCGACGGAGGTGGCCAAGACGATCTCGGGCGGAATCATCCGCGAGGGCCCCGGCGGCGTCGAGATCACCCCGACCATGATCTTCGCCGGGCTCATCGGCGCCGTGATCTGGAACATGATCACCTGGCTCCGCGGACTGCCGTCGTCGTCGTCGCACGCGCTCTTCGGCGGCCTCATCGGCGCGGCCCTCGTCGGGGCGGGCACCGGCAGCGTCGACTTCTCGGTCGTGCTGTCGAAGGTCGTGTTCCCGGCCGTCCTGGCGCCGCTCGTCGCGGGGCTCGTCGCCTTCGTCGCGAGCCGCCTGGCGTACCGGATCACGAGGCGCCCGGTCGGCAAGAACCAGCGCGGCGGATTCCGGGTCGGTCAGATCTTCACCTCGTCGCTGGTCGCGCTCGCGCACGGCACGAACGACGCGCAGAAGACGATGGGCGTCATCACGCTCACCCTCATCGCGGGCGGCTTCCTCACCGCCGACGCCGAGCCGCCGTTCTGGGTGATCCTGGTCTGCGCCTGCGCGATCGCCGCGGGCACCTACACGGGCGGCTGGCGCATCATCCAGACCATGGGCGGCGGCCTCACCGACATCAAGGCGACCCAGGGCTTCTCCGCCGAGGCGTCGACCGCCGCGACCGTCCTCGCCTCGAGCCACCTCGGGTTCGCCCTGTCCACCACGCAGGTCTCGTCCGGATCGATCATCGGCGCCGGCCTCGGCCGTCGCGGCTCGACCATCCAGTGGGGGACCGCCGGCAAGATCGTGATCGCCTGGTTCATCACGCTCCCCGCCGCCGGCGCGGTCGGCGCGGTCTGCGAGCTGATCGCCCGCCTCGGCGTCGCCGGGCTCATCATCGACGCGGCGCTCGGCGTCGCGGTCATCGTCGGGATCTTCGTCGCCTCGCGCCGCAAGCCCGCCGTCCAGTCGAACGCCCTGGAGGTCGACGTCGCCATGAACTCCGTCCTCACGCGGCACGACCGGCGCGTGCTCGCCAAGAAGCGGAGCGACGAGCTCCTGGCCGAGCGTCGCAGGATGAGCGACGAGTCGCCCCTGTTCGGCCTCGGCGCCGAGGAGGAGGTCCGATGA